One stretch of bacterium DNA includes these proteins:
- a CDS encoding DUF362 domain-containing protein — protein sequence MNDFAMNHHPTTTVSLIRCPAYEEEKLSAAIREAIVLLGGTGQFIKPRQNVLVKVNHLSPPSPAERGIVTHPAFVEQVLLILKESGARIRVGDDLGPASAAGDGFSISGLRQVCERLGVELVNFCQEGFRQVAIPQGRVLKETHLARAVMEADVVVNLPKFKTHSLAVFTGGVKNIYGCLPHGLRVGYHARFREEAQFNGLLADLFSVVRPGLTIMDAVVGMEGDGPANGDSRKIGLVLASSDAVALDRVALAVAGIDPDQVVYLNDAGQRGLGVYQLDSIRILGERLSDVHIPDFKTSRVSLGIIRKRVPDFLFHAICRQLGSRPRVIPAACQGCGACEKVCPAGAITVASGLARISSQQCIACMCCHEACRFGAIHLHRKLSGRLIYAGLHRMRQLRRRMSA from the coding sequence GTGAACGATTTTGCTATGAACCATCATCCGACCACCACAGTCAGTCTGATCCGCTGTCCGGCCTACGAGGAGGAGAAGCTCTCCGCGGCCATCCGGGAGGCGATTGTCCTCCTTGGCGGTACGGGGCAGTTTATCAAGCCCCGGCAGAACGTCCTGGTCAAGGTCAATCACCTCTCGCCGCCTTCTCCGGCTGAGCGGGGGATCGTGACTCATCCCGCCTTCGTAGAGCAGGTTTTGCTGATCCTCAAGGAGAGCGGAGCCAGGATAAGGGTCGGGGATGATCTTGGTCCGGCCTCCGCCGCAGGTGATGGGTTCAGCATTTCCGGACTGCGCCAGGTCTGTGAGCGGCTTGGGGTTGAGCTGGTTAACTTTTGTCAGGAAGGGTTCCGGCAGGTTGCGATCCCGCAGGGAAGGGTGCTGAAGGAAACCCATCTGGCCAGGGCAGTCATGGAGGCAGATGTTGTGGTCAACCTGCCGAAATTCAAAACCCACTCTCTGGCCGTATTCACCGGCGGGGTCAAAAATATCTACGGCTGCCTGCCTCATGGACTCCGAGTCGGCTATCATGCCCGGTTCCGGGAAGAGGCTCAGTTCAATGGCCTCCTGGCTGATCTTTTCTCCGTGGTCCGGCCCGGACTCACCATCATGGATGCGGTGGTGGGTATGGAGGGGGATGGCCCGGCCAACGGAGATAGCCGGAAGATCGGGCTGGTGCTGGCATCCTCCGATGCCGTGGCCCTTGACAGGGTGGCACTGGCTGTTGCCGGAATCGATCCGGACCAGGTGGTGTACCTCAATGATGCCGGGCAAAGAGGGCTGGGAGTCTACCAGTTGGACTCCATCCGGATACTGGGCGAGCGGCTTTCGGATGTCCATATCCCGGACTTCAAGACCAGCCGTGTTTCATTGGGGATTATCAGAAAACGGGTGCCGGATTTTCTCTTCCACGCCATTTGCCGGCAACTGGGGTCGCGGCCCAGGGTGATCCCTGCCGCATGCCAGGGCTGCGGGGCCTGCGAGAAGGTCTGCCCGGCAGGGGCCATCACGGTTGCATCCGGCCTGGCCAGGATCAGCAGCCAGCAGTGTATTGCCTGCATGTGCTGCCATGAAGCCTGCCGCTTCGGGGCCATTCATCTCCACCGGAAGCTTTCGGGGAGGCTGATTTATGCCGGGCTGCACAGAATGCGCCAGTTGAGGCGTCGGATGTCAGCCTGA
- a CDS encoding iron-containing alcohol dehydrogenase, with amino-acid sequence MRFEFATATRIIFGPGTLLEAAPLAAGMGSRALVVTGQSLERAQPLLSRLSEQHMEVHTFQVPGEPTTALALGGVRAAREAGCDLVIGLGGGSVLDTGKVIAALLTNSGQLMDYLEIIGRGQPLTRPSAPYIAIPTTAGTGAEVAWNAVLISPEHRVKISMRSPLMMARLAVIDPTLTYSMPPAITASTGLDALTQVMEPFVSLKANPLTDGLCREGMQRAGRSLLRAFEEASDAAIRSRDTTPAMDTRAMDISAQGSREDMALASLFGGLALANAKLGAVHGLAGPLGGMIHAPHGVICARLLPLVMEANVRACTARTPDSPALARYDEVARILTGNPSARAADGILWVKELCAALKVPPLREFGLTEDVFPEAVDKAQRASSMKGNPVTLTAEELTGILRDAL; translated from the coding sequence ATGCGGTTTGAGTTTGCCACAGCCACCCGGATCATTTTCGGCCCTGGTACCCTGCTGGAGGCAGCTCCCCTGGCAGCGGGCATGGGAAGCCGTGCCCTGGTGGTCACCGGCCAGAGCCTGGAGCGCGCTCAGCCGCTCCTTTCCCGGCTGAGTGAGCAGCATATGGAGGTCCACACCTTTCAGGTGCCCGGCGAGCCAACCACGGCCCTGGCTCTTGGCGGTGTGCGGGCCGCCCGCGAAGCCGGGTGCGATCTGGTGATCGGCCTTGGGGGCGGGAGCGTTCTTGATACAGGCAAGGTGATTGCCGCTCTTTTGACCAACAGCGGCCAATTGATGGATTATCTTGAGATCATCGGTCGCGGACAGCCGCTCACCCGGCCATCTGCTCCCTACATCGCCATTCCGACCACTGCCGGAACAGGTGCCGAAGTGGCCTGGAACGCGGTCCTGATCTCACCTGAGCACCGGGTCAAGATCAGCATGCGAAGCCCCCTGATGATGGCCCGGCTGGCGGTGATCGATCCCACCCTGACCTACAGCATGCCGCCAGCCATAACCGCCAGCACCGGCCTGGATGCACTGACCCAGGTCATGGAGCCTTTCGTCTCCCTCAAGGCCAATCCCCTGACTGACGGCCTCTGCCGGGAGGGAATGCAGCGGGCAGGCCGCTCGCTGCTGCGGGCCTTCGAGGAGGCATCCGATGCGGCCATCCGCTCACGGGATACTACCCCGGCAATGGATACCCGGGCAATGGACATCAGCGCACAGGGCAGCCGGGAGGATATGGCCCTGGCCAGCCTCTTTGGCGGCCTGGCCCTGGCCAATGCCAAACTCGGAGCAGTGCACGGTCTGGCAGGACCTCTGGGAGGCATGATCCATGCACCGCATGGAGTGATCTGCGCCCGCCTGCTGCCGCTGGTCATGGAAGCCAATGTGCGGGCCTGCACGGCCCGGACGCCTGACTCTCCTGCCCTGGCCAGATATGATGAGGTAGCCAGGATTTTGACCGGCAACCCCTCAGCCCGTGCCGCTGACGGCATCCTGTGGGTGAAAGAGCTTTGTGCAGCCTTAAAGGTGCCGCCGCTTCGGGAATTCGGCCTGACCGAAGATGTTTTTCCGGAAGCAGTGGACAAAGCCCAGCGGGCCAGCAGCATGAAAGGAAATCCCGTCACCTTGACCGCAGAGGAACTGACCGGGATATTGCGAGATGCGTTGTAA
- the recQ gene encoding DNA helicase RecQ, whose product MIDQAQTILKNTFGYDEFRPLQREIIQNVLKKNDTLVVMPTGGGKSLCYQIPALIFPGMTVVVSPLISLMKDQVEQLTELGVQAAFLNSSLSWELYRQTVGRIVRNEVRLLYLAPETLFKEKTLILLSSVKVDCLTIDEAHCISEWGHDFRPEYRKLIEIRRRFPSAVCIALTATATPRVREDIAGNLGFDRANEFIGSFNRKNLVIQIKSKNDPLAQSLQFLQKFPNQSGIIYCFSRKQVDDLYEVLQEQGFSVRPYHAGLSETERKQNQELFIRDDVQIIVATIAFGMGINKPNVRFVIHYDLPKDIETYYQEIGRAGRDGLPSHCLLLYGYGDVQKIKYFIAQKSEQEQKVATLHLNDLLRFIETDACRRVPLLTYFGEDYSAPACDACDNCREGEKELVDITIPAQKFLSCVKRTGERFGINHIIDVLRGSQSQNVLKYRHQNLSTYGIGKEYSKRQWFNLARQFIQQGLMVQDMEFGSLKLTGKTYEVFQGTEKVMGRIEQQEAADGQVKGGAAEYDQGLFELLRAKRKELADTANVPPYIVFPDKTLMEIATFFPHSKESLLNIQGIGLAKFEKYGGIFLAIIEQYCQEHGIQERPKYTGRQTTGTSKPISKRKHTIVGEAYNEGKSVEELMEEFGVKQDTILDHLSRYLQEGHPVRSDGLLKLSTLSAEQQALVLKTIDQVGTGYLKPIFEALNEAISYTEIKVLHLYYITGKRTSCQAADGE is encoded by the coding sequence ATGATCGATCAGGCACAAACCATTCTTAAAAACACATTCGGGTATGATGAATTCAGGCCTCTTCAACGAGAGATCATTCAGAATGTTCTCAAAAAAAACGATACCTTGGTCGTTATGCCGACCGGCGGAGGGAAATCGCTCTGCTATCAAATTCCCGCCCTCATTTTTCCGGGAATGACGGTGGTCGTCTCTCCCTTGATTTCGCTGATGAAGGATCAGGTCGAGCAATTGACGGAGCTTGGGGTTCAAGCCGCATTTTTAAACAGCTCGTTGTCGTGGGAGCTTTATCGGCAAACGGTCGGGCGAATCGTGAGAAATGAAGTCAGGCTGCTGTACCTTGCCCCTGAAACATTGTTCAAAGAAAAAACCCTGATACTCCTTTCATCAGTAAAGGTTGACTGCCTGACCATCGACGAGGCGCACTGTATTTCAGAATGGGGACATGACTTCCGGCCTGAATACCGCAAGCTTATCGAAATCAGGCGCCGGTTCCCCTCGGCAGTATGCATTGCCCTCACGGCAACGGCAACGCCACGGGTACGGGAAGATATCGCAGGCAACCTCGGATTTGACCGGGCGAATGAATTTATTGGCAGTTTTAACCGGAAGAACCTGGTCATCCAAATCAAATCCAAAAATGATCCTCTTGCACAATCGCTCCAATTTTTGCAAAAATTCCCCAACCAGTCCGGTATCATATACTGCTTTTCCCGCAAACAGGTGGATGATCTGTACGAGGTATTGCAGGAACAGGGATTTTCCGTCAGGCCGTATCATGCGGGTTTATCGGAAACGGAGCGCAAGCAGAATCAGGAATTGTTTATCAGGGATGATGTGCAGATTATTGTCGCCACCATTGCTTTTGGCATGGGAATCAATAAGCCGAATGTCCGCTTTGTCATCCATTATGATCTTCCCAAAGATATCGAGACCTATTATCAGGAGATCGGAAGGGCAGGGCGCGATGGCTTACCGTCCCACTGCCTGCTGCTGTACGGCTATGGAGATGTCCAGAAAATTAAATATTTTATCGCCCAGAAGAGCGAGCAGGAGCAGAAAGTTGCTACTCTGCACCTGAATGATTTGCTGCGGTTTATCGAAACCGATGCCTGCCGCCGCGTTCCCTTGCTTACCTATTTTGGCGAAGATTATTCTGCTCCGGCCTGCGATGCCTGCGATAATTGCCGGGAAGGAGAAAAGGAGCTGGTAGATATTACCATCCCTGCCCAGAAATTTCTTTCCTGTGTCAAGCGGACCGGCGAGAGATTCGGCATTAACCATATCATCGATGTCCTGCGGGGATCACAATCGCAGAACGTACTGAAATACCGGCACCAGAATTTATCGACCTATGGTATCGGCAAGGAGTATTCGAAGAGGCAGTGGTTCAATCTTGCCCGGCAATTTATCCAGCAGGGCCTGATGGTTCAGGATATGGAATTCGGCAGCTTGAAACTGACCGGGAAAACCTATGAGGTGTTTCAGGGCACCGAAAAGGTTATGGGGAGAATCGAACAACAGGAGGCGGCTGACGGGCAGGTGAAAGGAGGTGCTGCCGAATACGACCAGGGTTTGTTTGAACTGTTGAGAGCAAAACGAAAGGAATTGGCCGATACGGCAAATGTCCCCCCGTATATCGTCTTCCCGGATAAAACTCTCATGGAAATAGCCACGTTTTTTCCGCATTCCAAGGAGAGTCTGCTGAATATACAAGGCATTGGACTAGCGAAATTTGAAAAATATGGCGGCATTTTTTTAGCTATCATTGAGCAATACTGCCAGGAACACGGTATTCAAGAGCGGCCAAAGTACACAGGCAGGCAAACCACCGGCACTTCAAAGCCGATATCAAAACGAAAGCATACTATCGTGGGAGAGGCATATAATGAAGGAAAATCCGTCGAAGAGCTTATGGAGGAATTTGGTGTCAAACAGGATACGATTCTGGATCATCTCTCCAGGTACCTGCAGGAAGGACATCCGGTCCGGTCCGATGGTCTCCTGAAGCTTTCCACATTATCCGCCGAACAGCAGGCCCTGGTGCTGAAAACCATCGACCAGGTCGGCACGGGATATCTCAAGCCTATCTTTGAGGCGCTGAATGAGGCGATCAGTTATACCGAGATCAAGGTTCTTCACCTGTATTATATAACAGGCAAGCGTACGTCTTGCCAGGCGGCAGACGGCGAATAA
- a CDS encoding GxxExxY protein, with amino-acid sequence MICRRDAEAQRMTENDRGTIIVDCAIAVHRELGPGLLETVYEIVLARELQDRGLKVERQ; translated from the coding sequence ATGATCTGCCGCAGAGACGCAGAGGCGCAGAGAATGACCGAAAATGACAGAGGGACAATTATAGTTGATTGTGCCATTGCCGTACATCGCGAGCTTGGTCCGGGGCTCCTTGAAACCGTGTACGAAATCGTCTTGGCTCGAGAGTTGCAGGATCGAGGGCTAAAGGTGGAACGGCAG
- a CDS encoding putative quinol monooxygenase: MSKEHHQLIEVFSLQTKERAVYIVHVFAHVKPDQVEAFKAATIENARSSLKEPGIARFDLIQQQDDPTRFVLLEVYRTPDDPARHKETAHYQKWRDAVAGMMAEPRTSIKYGNVFPDDRGWG; the protein is encoded by the coding sequence ATATCAAAAGAGCATCATCAGCTCATTGAGGTGTTTTCCCTTCAAACCAAGGAGAGAGCCGTGTATATAGTCCATGTTTTTGCCCATGTCAAACCTGATCAGGTCGAGGCATTCAAGGCAGCCACCATTGAAAATGCCCGCAGCAGCCTGAAAGAGCCCGGCATTGCCCGCTTTGATCTCATCCAGCAGCAGGATGATCCGACGCGCTTTGTCCTGCTGGAGGTCTACCGCACACCTGATGATCCGGCCCGGCATAAGGAGACCGCGCATTATCAAAAATGGCGCGATGCTGTGGCTGGCATGATGGCCGAGCCGCGCACCAGCATCAAATATGGGAATGTGTTTCCTGATGATCGGGGCTGGGGCTGA
- a CDS encoding SWIM zinc finger family protein, producing the protein MMEIFTSGEKDTSLKEFLEYLSPEDIEGLTYSRIIDRGKGYYQQGNVKAASVRDRSVECEIENEVGVRYTVRFEKSGSTVSADCTCPFEGVCKHIIASLLFIIHKGISRRQETAEGRDQQIRDYLLSRPKEELVALVMEHASDSFLQDLRLKFASNSEIMKLVSSIRKKISRLFTSDIVYDPDGFEEELMRNLELLRGAWNKDPDEIFAILLQVLNDIDEAYEDGKLYDDYSDHNLDEGRLNTYIADFLRSMDSGRKLRFLRQVLDFSSGSGYSFLDPLLREVGSIIVTDREKEDFKSDLFALEDYDAKLIESLYETYRDFLTGSEMQRFFEKFARVSSKMTLAASRYYAACDEEAKAKSALESYLDKPYPWDTFEVYEERLRLAFATTGDDPRSWAEKLLRAHPTEKALSLIASLVPENELPDFEKLLYQLSNLAYVHYLENAGRLVEVVDIFNRKEMKEPKEAESGAVYGPRFGNTITLHDKYEFFKRHKSRFPQDAARVFLAYIQAESNYTGDTHYYEVAEALAQLQAVDQEESRRQLLSIRQFYKRRRNLMQILSERFGNA; encoded by the coding sequence ATGATGGAAATATTCACTTCAGGAGAGAAGGATACCTCATTAAAAGAGTTTCTGGAATACCTGTCCCCGGAAGATATCGAGGGATTGACCTACAGCAGGATTATCGACCGGGGGAAGGGCTACTATCAGCAGGGCAATGTCAAGGCAGCGTCGGTGCGGGACAGGAGCGTTGAATGTGAAATAGAAAATGAAGTAGGTGTGCGCTATACGGTTCGCTTTGAGAAATCCGGCAGCACGGTAAGCGCTGACTGTACCTGCCCATTTGAAGGTGTGTGCAAGCATATTATCGCCTCGCTGCTGTTTATCATCCACAAAGGGATTTCCCGACGGCAGGAGACAGCAGAAGGCAGGGACCAGCAGATCAGGGATTATTTACTGTCGCGGCCAAAGGAAGAACTGGTGGCCCTGGTGATGGAACATGCTTCCGATTCTTTCCTGCAGGATCTGCGTCTCAAATTTGCTTCAAATTCTGAAATAATGAAACTTGTTTCCTCCATCCGCAAAAAAATCAGCAGGCTTTTCACCTCTGATATAGTTTATGATCCTGACGGCTTCGAAGAGGAGCTCATGAGGAATCTGGAACTGCTTCGCGGCGCATGGAATAAAGACCCGGATGAAATTTTTGCCATTCTTCTGCAGGTGCTGAATGATATTGACGAAGCCTATGAGGATGGAAAGCTTTATGATGATTATTCCGATCATAACCTGGACGAGGGCAGGCTGAATACCTATATCGCCGATTTCCTCCGAAGCATGGACTCCGGCAGAAAGCTTCGGTTCCTTCGCCAGGTCCTTGATTTCTCATCCGGCAGCGGCTACTCTTTTCTTGATCCGCTCCTCCGGGAAGTGGGCTCGATCATCGTTACTGACCGGGAAAAGGAGGACTTTAAGTCTGACCTGTTCGCTCTCGAAGATTACGATGCCAAGCTCATCGAGTCATTATACGAAACCTACCGGGATTTTCTGACCGGCAGTGAAATGCAGCGGTTTTTTGAGAAATTTGCCAGAGTCAGCTCGAAGATGACTCTGGCCGCTTCCCGGTATTACGCAGCCTGCGATGAGGAAGCAAAGGCCAAAAGTGCCCTGGAAAGTTATTTAGACAAGCCGTACCCGTGGGATACTTTCGAGGTTTACGAAGAACGGCTGCGGCTGGCCTTTGCAACAACCGGCGATGATCCACGATCCTGGGCAGAGAAGCTGCTGCGGGCACATCCGACTGAAAAAGCGCTCAGTCTTATAGCTTCCCTTGTGCCGGAGAATGAGTTGCCTGATTTTGAAAAGCTTCTGTACCAGCTCAGCAATTTAGCCTACGTCCATTATCTGGAGAATGCGGGACGGCTGGTGGAGGTCGTGGATATTTTCAACCGCAAAGAGATGAAGGAGCCGAAGGAGGCTGAATCCGGCGCGGTATACGGCCCTCGTTTCGGCAATACAATTACCCTGCATGATAAATACGAATTCTTTAAAAGGCACAAGTCCCGGTTTCCCCAGGATGCGGCCAGGGTATTTTTAGCTTATATTCAGGCAGAGTCGAACTATACCGGAGACACGCATTATTACGAAGTTGCAGAGGCACTGGCTCAGTTGCAGGCCGTCGATCAGGAGGAGAGCCGCCGGCAGCTCCTCTCTATCCGCCAGTTTTATAAGCGCCGCCGCAATCTGATGCAGATCCTGAGTGAACGTTTTGGGAATGCATGA
- a CDS encoding type II toxin-antitoxin system MqsA family antitoxin: MKGLHPSTVCPLCGGTKTAGKTTFTVDLGFGVVVVRDVPATVCSQCGADWLNDDIAAELEVLVEEARRIGV, translated from the coding sequence ATGAAAGGGTTACATCCATCAACAGTCTGTCCCTTATGTGGAGGCACGAAGACAGCAGGAAAGACAACCTTTACGGTCGATCTTGGTTTTGGTGTTGTTGTGGTCAGGGATGTCCCGGCAACTGTTTGTTCTCAGTGCGGGGCGGATTGGCTCAATGATGACATCGCTGCCGAGCTGGAAGTTCTGGTTGAGGAAGCCCGACGCATCGGCGTATAA
- a CDS encoding nucleotidyltransferase domain-containing protein, which translates to MKNFTEWQTDKTEERALLEHCKTVINRLLPGATVILYGSRARGEAKSESDYDLLILVDGEVSSDLENMIGNALYEVELEWEVVIPAFIFDRKSWDHKQFRASPFHQNVDREGVVL; encoded by the coding sequence ATGAAAAATTTTACTGAGTGGCAAACTGACAAAACAGAAGAAAGAGCTCTTTTAGAGCATTGTAAGACGGTGATAAACCGCTTGTTACCAGGGGCAACGGTCATCTTATATGGAAGCCGGGCACGGGGTGAGGCAAAGTCAGAATCAGACTATGATCTATTGATCCTTGTAGACGGTGAAGTCTCATCGGATCTGGAAAACATGATAGGAAACGCTCTTTATGAAGTCGAGCTGGAGTGGGAGGTAGTTATCCCTGCATTTATTTTTGACCGCAAGAGCTGGGACCATAAGCAATTTAGAGCTTCGCCTTTCCACCAGAATGTCGATCGTGAAGGAGTTGTCCTTTGA
- a CDS encoding ribbon-helix-helix domain-containing protein — protein sequence MKVKTSITLSEDLLRALDQRSRSGRYKNRSEFIETAVRSFIAEAIRNEQNARDLEIINRHADELNEEAEDVLFYQIPLDGGYQPIREGYQPREKQGYTPTSGSSSNSPPKPPKGGTGQSSGKN from the coding sequence ATGAAAGTCAAGACGTCTATCACCCTATCGGAAGACCTATTGAGAGCCCTTGATCAGCGATCACGATCAGGGCGGTACAAAAACCGTTCCGAGTTTATTGAGACCGCCGTACGGTCTTTTATTGCTGAGGCGATTCGCAATGAGCAGAATGCCAGAGACCTTGAGATCATCAATAGACATGCTGATGAGCTTAATGAGGAAGCAGAGGATGTTCTCTTTTATCAGATACCGTTAGACGGCGGATATCAACCGATAAGAGAAGGCTATCAGCCGAGGGAAAAGCAGGGGTATACACCGACAAGTGGCAGCTCCAGCAATTCCCCACCTAAACCACCAAAAGGTGGAACAGGTCAAAGCTCAGGCAAGAACTGA
- a CDS encoding thermonuclease family protein, giving the protein MNKKRSHDTWVLWLTGVFVLVSIAVFAFAIVRSQKRSEDISISTSSVPGPRLTELGKFRVVRVVDGDSLTLVGSDGIELSVRLRGIDAPELGQPYGLESKEALQGLLVSVPVTLNEPQKGKYGRYVATIFAGEIWVNKAMIAGGHAWCDQVNAFDIVLYTAEHEAKQRKLGLWGTQDPVPPWVWRAEHK; this is encoded by the coding sequence ATGAATAAAAAACGCAGCCACGACACATGGGTTCTTTGGCTCACGGGTGTCTTCGTTCTGGTTTCAATTGCAGTGTTCGCATTCGCCATCGTACGCAGTCAGAAGCGTAGCGAGGACATATCTATTAGCACGTCTTCTGTTCCGGGACCACGCTTGACCGAATTAGGTAAATTCCGGGTGGTGCGAGTTGTGGACGGTGACAGCTTGACTCTTGTCGGTTCTGATGGGATTGAACTCAGCGTTCGTCTTCGTGGAATTGACGCTCCTGAGCTTGGCCAACCCTACGGACTTGAATCCAAGGAGGCATTGCAAGGGTTGCTTGTCTCAGTACCTGTGACACTTAACGAACCCCAAAAGGGTAAATATGGACGTTATGTGGCAACCATCTTCGCAGGTGAGATATGGGTAAATAAAGCAATGATTGCGGGCGGTCATGCTTGGTGTGACCAAGTGAATGCTTTCGATATCGTCTTATACACCGCAGAGCATGAGGCCAAACAGCGTAAGCTAGGCCTTTGGGGCACCCAAGACCCTGTTCCTCCCTGGGTGTGGAGGGCTGAACATAAATGA
- a CDS encoding type II toxin-antitoxin system VapC family toxin: MMLIDSNIIIYATKPEQTMLRQFIAQHAPAVSAISYVEVLGYHRLSEQDRQYFELFFAAASVLDISQAVLEHAVKLRQLRKMTLGDALVAGTALAHDLTLVTRNVKDFNWIPALSLLNPFECYK, from the coding sequence ATGATGCTCATTGATAGTAACATCATTATTTATGCCACGAAACCAGAGCAGACAATGCTGCGGCAATTTATCGCTCAGCATGCCCCAGCAGTATCAGCCATCAGCTATGTGGAGGTGCTCGGCTATCATCGGCTCAGCGAGCAAGATCGGCAGTATTTTGAATTATTTTTTGCCGCAGCTTCCGTGTTGGACATTTCTCAAGCTGTCCTGGAACATGCCGTGAAACTTCGTCAGCTCAGAAAAATGACTCTTGGTGATGCCCTCGTTGCCGGTACAGCATTGGCGCACGATCTTACTCTCGTCACTCGGAACGTGAAAGATTTCAATTGGATTCCAGCTTTATCCCTGCTCAATCCATTCGAATGTTATAAATAA